Proteins from one Arthrobacter sp. Soc17.1.1.1 genomic window:
- a CDS encoding ABC transporter permease: protein MSADHLTGRSAVPLSKEGLASTGSPLTGSDGGGRTPGRTGTAGRRVVIILLGLVVPVLILLAWHLSTASGFFRPSQLPSPASVLAAAVDLVERGQLATHILISTQRVVLGFLIGSVLGVLAGALLGLSRIADVLLTPTVGALRAVPSLAWVPLLVLWIGINEDSKVTLISIGAFFPVFTTLYLGLRHVDRNLVEAARAFGLNGVRLLTTVQLPAVVPALFSGLRLALAQSWLFLVAAELIASSMGLGFLLTDSQQTGRVDRIILAIILLAVIGKTTDALLGVAERWAVRRWA from the coding sequence ATGAGTGCTGACCACCTGACGGGGCGCAGTGCCGTCCCCCTCAGCAAGGAGGGCCTCGCGTCCACCGGATCTCCGCTCACCGGTTCGGACGGGGGCGGCAGGACTCCGGGCAGGACCGGCACGGCCGGTCGGCGTGTGGTCATCATCCTGCTCGGGCTCGTCGTCCCTGTGCTGATCCTGCTCGCCTGGCACCTCAGCACCGCCTCGGGGTTCTTTCGGCCGTCGCAGCTCCCCTCGCCGGCGTCGGTGCTCGCGGCCGCGGTCGACCTCGTGGAGCGTGGTCAGCTGGCCACGCACATCCTGATCTCGACGCAGCGCGTGGTCCTCGGGTTCCTCATCGGCTCCGTGCTCGGCGTGCTGGCGGGCGCCCTGCTGGGCCTGTCACGCATCGCGGACGTCCTGCTCACCCCGACCGTCGGCGCGCTCCGGGCCGTGCCGTCCCTGGCGTGGGTCCCCCTGCTGGTCCTCTGGATCGGCATCAACGAGGACTCCAAGGTCACCCTGATCAGCATCGGCGCGTTCTTCCCCGTGTTCACCACGCTCTACCTCGGGCTGCGACACGTGGACCGCAACCTCGTCGAGGCGGCGCGGGCCTTCGGCCTGAACGGCGTCCGTCTGCTGACCACCGTGCAGCTGCCCGCCGTGGTGCCCGCCCTGTTCTCCGGCCTCCGCCTGGCCCTCGCGCAGTCCTGGCTGTTCCTCGTCGCCGCGGAACTCATCGCCTCGTCGATGGGCCTCGGCTTCCTCCTCACGGACTCCCAGCAGACGGGCCGCGTGGACCGCATCATCCTGGCGATCATCCTGCTGGCCGTGATCGGCAAGACCACGGACGCGCTCCTCGGCGTCGCCGAGCGCTGGGCGGTGCGCCGGTGGGCGTGA
- a CDS encoding aliphatic sulfonate ABC transporter substrate-binding protein, translating into MNRRALLPNLALATALSLSLSGCMAGENAADTQAAADGGAATEGGALDIDFATYNPLSLIIKDQGWLEDELADQGITVNWVQSAGSNKANEALRAGAIDVGSTAGSAALLARSNGSPIKAIDIYSQPEWAALVTLPGSGITSVEDLRGKSVAATRGTDPYFFLLQALEAAGVDQSEVTIENLQHADGRAALASGAVDAWSGLDPIMAAAEQDGAQLFFRDIDYNTYGFLNATEDFLTEKPDVAQTVVDAYEKARAWAKENPEETAAILAEVAAIDPAIANSVIIDRTNLDVDPAPGEAQRSVLEKIGPVFVETGDVQSQQQIDDALGSLFDASFVEKADPASIGSAS; encoded by the coding sequence ATGAACCGCCGCGCTCTCCTGCCGAATCTCGCCCTCGCCACCGCCCTCTCGCTCAGCCTCAGCGGGTGCATGGCCGGCGAGAACGCCGCCGACACGCAGGCCGCGGCCGACGGCGGTGCCGCAACGGAGGGCGGCGCCCTCGACATCGATTTCGCCACCTACAACCCGCTGAGCCTGATCATCAAGGACCAGGGCTGGCTGGAGGACGAGCTCGCCGATCAGGGCATCACGGTCAACTGGGTGCAGTCCGCCGGGTCGAACAAGGCCAACGAGGCCCTGCGGGCCGGGGCGATCGACGTCGGCTCGACGGCGGGCTCCGCCGCGCTCCTCGCCCGCTCCAACGGCTCCCCCATCAAGGCCATCGACATCTACTCGCAGCCCGAGTGGGCGGCCCTCGTGACCCTGCCCGGCTCCGGTATCACCAGCGTGGAGGACCTACGCGGCAAGTCCGTCGCAGCGACCCGCGGCACGGACCCCTACTTCTTCCTGCTGCAGGCCCTCGAGGCGGCCGGCGTGGACCAGTCGGAGGTCACCATCGAGAACCTCCAGCACGCCGACGGCCGCGCGGCCCTCGCGAGCGGCGCCGTCGATGCGTGGTCGGGTCTCGACCCGATCATGGCCGCCGCGGAGCAGGACGGCGCCCAGCTGTTCTTCCGCGACATCGACTACAACACCTACGGTTTCCTCAACGCCACCGAGGACTTCCTGACCGAGAAGCCGGACGTCGCGCAGACCGTGGTCGACGCCTACGAGAAGGCGCGCGCCTGGGCGAAGGAGAACCCCGAGGAGACCGCCGCCATCCTCGCCGAGGTCGCCGCGATCGATCCCGCCATCGCGAACTCCGTCATCATCGACCGGACCAACCTCGATGTCGACCCGGCCCCGGGCGAGGCCCAGCGCAGCGTCCTCGAGAAGATCGGCCCCGTCTTCGTGGAGACCGGTGACGTGCAGAGCCAGCAGCAGATCGACGACGCCCTGGGGTCCCTGTTCGACGCCTCGTTCGTCGAGAAGGCCGACCCGGCGTCCATCGGATCCGCCTCATGA